GCAAGAAACATTCCGAGATATTCAACATTTATACTGTTTCTTATTTTTTCTGCGACTTGATCAGTCATTTTTATTACCTTTTATTTTAATTTTATATTTTTTTTATTAATTATATAGATTCTACTTTATCATCTTTGATTATTCTTGGAGTTATCATAAAAATCAATTCCGATCTGCTTTTGGTGGTAGATTGATTTTTGAACAGAACACCAACAACTGGTAAATCAGCTAAGATAGGAGCTTTTGACTGTGCATTTGTTTCACTTTCCTGTATTAATCCTGCTATTACAAGAGTTTCTCCATCCTTAATGCTGAGGTTTTTAGCTTCAAAATCTCTGCTTCTTGTTAAAGTTCCTCCATAACCGTCATCACCTTTTACTGAACTGTAAGACGGTTTTAGGTCAAATGTAACATAACCGTTAGGAGAAATTTTAGGAGTAAAAGTAAGACTTATCCCTACTTTTCCGGGTATTATTGTTGTGGTAGAAGTAGTTGCAGTACTTGTAGTGGTATCTGTTTTAATACTTGCAACGATATCTTCATTTATATTTATTGTAGATTGTTCATTATTTGAAGCAATCATTCTTGGATTTGAAAGAATACGACCTTTACCGTTTGTAATAATACTGGTAATTACTGTAGAGAAATCTCTGGCTTTAGGAAAAGCTAAATTTGCTCCCGAAGGATTTATCAATGTTAAAGCTCCGGATTGTCCTGATAACCCGGGAACCCCCGCTTGTCCCGGAACAAATGGAGTTGTTGCAGTTGCAGGTATCCCTGCAACACCTGGTGTTGCAGGAGTTCCGAGTGTTTTTGCCGAAAAACCAAGAGAATCTGTTCCGGCACTGTTTATCCATTCAGTTGATAATATTTTTGAGCCGTCTTCGCTAAGTTCGATAATAGAGATTTCAAGATAAACCTGCGGCTCTTTTTTATCAAAGTTTTTTATGATTTCCTGAGCAAGATTAACCTGCTCCTGTGTTCCTCCAAAAATAGTTATCTGATTTAATCCGGGATCAGCAAGCACCATATAAGAAGATGTTGAAAATGGCGAAAGATTTTGACCTCCGGAACTTGAACCTGAAGAAGTACTAGAACTGGAACTTGAACTTGAGCCGGAACTTGAAGTTGTTCCTGACCCCGAAGTTGAGCCGGAACCACTGGCAGAACCGGAACAAACTGTGGTCAACTGGCTTCCTGATGTTGAACCGCTTGTTGAACTACTTGCTGCAACACTTGATGAACCTGTTGTGGCAGCATTTGTATTTTGAAATACAGTCATACATATCTTTGAAGCAAGAGTAGTCGGAGCCGCATAATTTACAGTAAATGTATTTACCTGAGGTTTGGTATCAAGGTGGGCTATAACCTTTTTTGCCAGTTCATAGTCGCTGTTTTTACCAAATATATAAATTTCGTTTGAACTTGGATTTGATGTAACAATAGCAGCTTTGCTTATATCAGGTTTATTTAAACTAAATATATTACTGTTCAAAAAGTCTGCAACTTTTTGTGCGTCTACGTATTTAATTTTAATAGGTTTAATTTCTGTTTTATTAAGTCCTAATTCACTTGCTTTGGCATTTGTCGCAACAATTAAAGTATTTCCGTCCTGCCAGTAAGATAACTGTTTTATAGTCATTATATATTCAAAAGCTTTGTTTACAGTCACATTTACAAGATCAAGGCTTATTTCCCCTTCACTGTCTTGACCGCCTGATACACTTCCTGCCGTGGTAGTATTCATTCCTGAAGGCACTGTTCCCAATGCTCCTGCGGTTGATGTAGATCCTCCTACAGAAGAGTCGATGATTATATTTTTCTTTGCTTTATCTGCAAGCATTCTTAAAACTTGTCTTAAATCTGATTTTGAAAGACATAAAGTAACTAATTGTTCTTTATTGTCAATTTTTATTCCGCCTTTTAACTTTATGCTGGAAGAATCCGGATTAATTAATTTTTTGGATTCACTACCTGCTGTTACAGTACTTATTCCTCTCAAAGGAACAATTTTTATTGGCAAGCTAGCCGCAGTAGCAACAGACTCCAACCCAAAAAGTCCGGCAATCATCATTGCCAGCATTTTTGTTAACATTTTTTTTCGGTGATTTATCATTATTCACTCCTTAACAGTGTTAAGATCATTCTTTTCATTCTACAAACCATTTATATTAATAGAAGGAAGTCTGTAGCCCGTTCCTCCAAAATTTTGATTACCTCTTACTACAGGATCATAATTAATATCATTCTGTCCTATAACCTGCCCAACGCTAACATTATATTTATTATTGCCACAGCTGATGGTTACTTTGTTTTTTGTTACTCTTTCAATATAAAAACCATATATAGAATCATTTTGACGAACCATATAATCTGCGCCTTTAACATTAATAATAGCAACAGAATTTCCGCTCGGGTCATAAAGAATGCCATTAACTTTTGCCTGCATCAGATTTTTTAATTGATTTTCCGCATTCGGATCAAACATCGGTGGAGAAGGAATATCTGCAGGAATTGCCAAATCCCCGTTAACCATACTAAATTTTTTATAAGGTTTAAAAGGGTTTTTTCTTCCAAAATTAACGACATTTACAACAACCATTTCATCGTTTCTTTTTGAAGCCGAAGAATTTTTTTTACTACTCTTTAAAGAAGCCGCAGAATACTTTGCCGCATTTTTTTGTTTTTCTGTCATTTTATTGGAAAGACCACTTGATTGTGCCTGCAAACAGAACGACAACGTCAGATATGTTATTGAAAAAACACCCGCCAGAAGAATTTTAAGTCTTTTTTTTCTAATCATCATAAGTTTTACACATACTATCTTTCAATAAACTTTCACACAGATTATTGTATTAACTATCGAATATATAATTATCCCTTATTTAAAGTATTTTAATTTTAAGTAGACAATTCATAAGCACATGGTATATTACATAATTAAAACAATTAAAGTAAGTGCCGGTATAAAAAATGAAAATCCTTGAAATAATTGCGCCTGTTAGCACTCTTGAAGAAATATATTTTGTAAAAAATACAAAATGTAAAAATATTTATGCTTATCATTCAAATTTTTTAAAAAAAGCAGGTCATGAAAAACTCATTGATTTTATTAATGTTTCAAAGGATCATAATTTAAATTTTTATATAAATTTCAAAAGCGATATTAAAGAAACAGAAATAAAAAAAATCATTGAACTTTTTGAAGTATTAAAAACTCTTGATTTTAAAGGAATCCTTGTTAACAATCCTGCAATACTTGAAATAATTAAAAATACTGGATTTTCAGGCAAAATCATAATTGATTCGGGCTTAAATATACATAATTTAACGAGCGCAGAATTTCTTTCCTCTATATACAAACCTCAAATGATAAATATAACTGAAGAAATTTATCTTAAAAATTTGCTGAAAATAAAGAAATATACAAATTATAAGATTGCTATTGATGCAAATAATCTTCCATGGATAGCAAAAGAAATTATTGAAAACGGAATTGTCGATACAATAATAATAAAAGCCAAATTCAATACCCCAAAAGAACTGACTGAAGGCATTAATTCTATTGTAAAAATACTGGAATCTCCTGAAATATATAAGAATCAAAAGCTTCCTTTTAAAAATATTGAGAATTCTCTTTATAAAACAGATCATTTTTCAGGAGAATTCCAAAATTCACGGGGAAGGACATTTAAATTTTTAGGAAATGTTCATAATTTTAAGTGGGAATATCAAAGATTTTTTCAACCCAAATACAAAAATCTGGAAAAAAACAAGTCTGTTCCTCGTTTAAACTTAAGATTTACAAGCCTTGATCAAATAAATGAACTCAAAAAATATCTGAAAATACTTAAAAACAACCCCATCAATTCCATAGAATACGGCGAGATTTTAAATACTGCCGATTTAGCAAAATACAGTTTTAATAAAATAATTGATAAAGTTAAAAATGAATGCGCAGAATACGGCATAAAACTTAAACTGGGAACTCCCCGCGTTTTAATCGAAAGAGATTTTGACAGGGTTTATGAATACACAAAATCTGTTTTAACCCAGGCTCCTTACCCTGATTCTGTTGTAGTAAACAATTTGGGGTACTGGTGGAGCATAATTAAGGATAAAGACATCAATCTTCCTATTGAAATCGGACAGGGGTTTAATATACAAAACAGCTCATCAATCGAGCTTCTTGAAAGTCATCACAGTATAAAAACAGTTGATTTTAGTAATTTTCAAGGGATCGAAAACATAAAACAATCTATAGAAAAATTAGAAGACAAAATTCCGTTCCGACAAATAACTATTGCCGGAAATACAAGAATTCCAAGTTCGGGATTATGCCCTTTGAACAGGGAATCTGCGATATTAACACGTCTTTCCTGCACTGCTCCTTGCCATAGCGGAACTTATGCAATTCAGGACAAAATGATTAAAAAATCATTCCCCATTGCGGTGGATGGATTTTGCAGAGTTCACATGTTTAAAGACAAAATTCTGGATTTATACAAATACATAAATATTTTTCAAGAAATAGGCATTAATGAATTTGTGATTGATTTTAGCAGTTTGCCTGCAAAATTTGTCCCTATTTTGCTGAATAAATATTTGGATTCTATATACAATCCAAAATATAAATTTGACTCGAATTTTTTAACAGAAGAATACGGTATTGAAAAATACCTGTTAAAGAACAATTTGTAATTTTATAAATTTAATGTTAATATATTCATAACTCGAAAGAGAGTGGGCAACCCCCACTCTCTTCTTTACTTAATTGAGATGTCAAAGTGCAAAAAGACAAAATAAATAAAACCGAAGTAATCAAAAAAGTTACGCCGGTTATAGAAAAAGCCGCTGAAGAATCAGATTTGATACTTCTGGAAGTTGATTTTGTAGAAGAATTTGGCAAATGGCATCTTCAAGTATTTATTTATAACCCAAAAGGCGCAACCACTCATCACGATTGTGAAAAAATAACAGCTCTGTTAGCCGAACATCTCGATTTATTAATACCTATCCCCTATTATCTCGAAGTAAGCAGCCCCGGCACAGAAAGAAAACTTAAATCATCCAAAGAATATGAGATTTTTCAAGACAATAGGGTCAAAATCAAACTAAAACAACCAATTAATGAAAATATAAAAGTTTTTGTCGGAACAATTGTTGATTACAACGAAAAAAACGGATTAAAAATAAAAACAGAAGAAACAAATCAAATCATCGAAATAGAAGAAAACAATATTTCACAAATAAAACTTGAACCTAAGTACGAATATTAGAACATAAAAAGGAGTAGAGAGACGTGATTAAAGTTGGAAAGGTGCTTCTTGAAGCTACAGAGCAATTAGAAAGAGAAAAAGGTATTCCTAAAGATGCCATACTTAGATCTCTTGAGGATGCAATGGTAACAGCCTATAAAAAACACGTAAAAGGTACGCATGTTGCCAACATCTTAGCTCATGTTTATGAAAATAAAGGCGAAATTGGAGTATTTAGGATAAAAGAAGTTGTTGAAGATGTTCAAAGCGAACACACCGAAGTTCTTCTTGAAGAAGCAAGAAAAGTTTCTCCAAAATGCGAAATTGGCGATGAAGTTGA
This sequence is a window from bacterium. Protein-coding genes within it:
- a CDS encoding ribosome maturation factor RimP encodes the protein MQKDKINKTEVIKKVTPVIEKAAEESDLILLEVDFVEEFGKWHLQVFIYNPKGATTHHDCEKITALLAEHLDLLIPIPYYLEVSSPGTERKLKSSKEYEIFQDNRVKIKLKQPINENIKVFVGTIVDYNEKNGLKIKTEETNQIIEIEENNISQIKLEPKYEY